Proteins encoded together in one Priestia filamentosa window:
- a CDS encoding SDR family NAD(P)-dependent oxidoreductase, with protein MLDLNQLFNLNGKIAIITGGSKGIGKDLAKLLAQAGANIALIARNKKQLEEAAHEIEQTGVNVLPVSFDLTKVEDTPNVIEDIYNHFGKIDILINNAGINVAKPAEELSSQDWDTVLDINLKSVFFTSQAVGKFMINQKKGKIINMSSQMAFVGYYKRAAYSSSKGGLTQLTKALSIEWAPYQINVNAIAPTFIETPMTKSMFEDENFKLEVLNRIPLGRLAKTEDLFGGVLYLASDCSDMMTGQTLVVDGGWTVW; from the coding sequence ATGTTGGATTTAAATCAATTATTTAACTTAAACGGTAAAATTGCCATTATTACGGGTGGAAGTAAAGGCATTGGTAAAGATTTAGCTAAATTACTTGCACAAGCTGGTGCTAATATTGCATTAATTGCCCGCAATAAGAAACAACTCGAGGAGGCTGCACATGAAATTGAGCAAACTGGTGTAAATGTTTTACCTGTTTCATTTGATTTAACCAAGGTAGAAGACACACCAAACGTAATAGAAGATATATATAACCACTTTGGAAAGATTGATATCTTAATAAATAATGCAGGCATAAATGTGGCAAAGCCAGCTGAAGAGTTGTCTTCACAAGATTGGGATACTGTACTAGATATTAATTTAAAAAGTGTATTTTTTACAAGTCAAGCTGTAGGAAAGTTTATGATCAATCAGAAAAAAGGTAAAATCATAAACATGTCTTCACAAATGGCATTTGTCGGTTATTACAAACGAGCTGCATACTCATCTAGTAAAGGAGGACTTACACAATTAACGAAAGCGCTTTCTATTGAGTGGGCACCGTATCAAATCAATGTCAATGCAATTGCACCAACTTTTATTGAAACACCGATGACTAAGTCAATGTTTGAAGATGAAAATTTTAAACTCGAAGTTTTAAATAGAATTCCACTTGGTAGACTTGCTAAAACAGAGGACTTATTTGGGGGCGTATTATATCTAGCATCAGATTGCTCGGATATGATGACAGGCCAAACATTAGTAGTTGATGGTGGTTGGACCGTATGGTAA
- a CDS encoding alpha/beta fold hydrolase has product MAKTPLILLPGTLCDERLWGHQLKYLSDIAEVTIGDVTKEDSISSLAHSILEKAPERFALAGLSLGGIISLEIMRIAPERVIKLALLDTNPNPPHYDQIAVWERFINMANNGQFLDITINHLLPILIHPNRRKDEALVSMIIDMAKKIGKESYINQLKAVMTRLDQRSILSTIACPTMVLVGKEDMVCPVHMSKFLTESIPTASLEIIEHSGHLSTLEQPEKVSALLKDWLKS; this is encoded by the coding sequence TTGGCTAAAACACCACTTATTTTGCTTCCTGGTACACTTTGTGATGAGCGACTTTGGGGTCACCAACTCAAGTACTTGTCAGACATAGCTGAAGTAACTATCGGTGATGTGACGAAAGAGGACTCTATATCAAGTTTAGCACATTCAATACTTGAAAAAGCACCAGAAAGATTTGCTCTTGCAGGTTTATCACTAGGTGGTATTATTTCTCTTGAAATCATGCGGATTGCTCCAGAACGGGTCATAAAGCTAGCATTGCTTGATACAAATCCTAATCCTCCCCATTATGATCAAATTGCAGTTTGGGAGAGGTTCATCAATATGGCAAATAACGGTCAATTCTTAGATATCACAATAAACCATCTTCTACCAATATTAATTCATCCAAATCGAAGAAAGGATGAAGCATTAGTATCAATGATTATCGATATGGCTAAAAAAATCGGTAAAGAAAGTTATATCAATCAGTTAAAAGCAGTAATGACCCGTTTAGATCAACGCTCCATTCTTTCTACTATTGCATGTCCGACTATGGTTTTAGTAGGAAAGGAAGATATGGTATGTCCTGTTCATATGTCTAAATTTTTAACAGAAAGCATCCCGACAGCGAGTCTAGAAATTATAGAACATTCGGGCCATTTAAGTACGTTAGAACAGCCTGAAAAAGTAAGCGCTTTACTGAAGGATTGGTTGAAATCTTAA
- a CDS encoding HpcH/HpaI aldolase family protein, with amino-acid sequence MENAVKEKIKRGEQVLGVFLGINSPPLVEMLGYAGFDFVLIDDEHGAFSPSELENIIRTADSVGLVPIVRVSYDRSSIQKALDRGAKGVQVPMVNTKEDALEVVRQAKFPPYGDRGVSYSIRPARYGKNSGKPYLDQCNENIMIIVHIETAEAANNFEAITAVPGIDLAFIGSTDLSVSMGYPLEGANHPEVQKVINEIFIKGKERNVPIGTVASNITAANDAFDKGSQYVGIVLNSLLTSTLTDIVSASKSIQTLK; translated from the coding sequence ATGGAGAATGCTGTAAAGGAAAAAATAAAACGTGGGGAACAAGTTCTCGGTGTATTTTTAGGAATAAATTCCCCACCTTTAGTCGAGATGCTCGGTTATGCAGGATTTGATTTTGTTTTAATTGATGACGAGCATGGTGCTTTTAGTCCTTCAGAACTTGAAAATATTATTCGAACGGCAGATTCTGTTGGTCTTGTCCCAATTGTTCGGGTTTCATATGATCGCTCTAGTATTCAAAAGGCTTTAGATCGTGGGGCAAAGGGTGTACAGGTACCAATGGTCAATACAAAGGAAGATGCTCTAGAAGTAGTTAGACAGGCAAAATTTCCACCATATGGTGATAGAGGTGTCTCATATTCAATTAGACCAGCTCGTTACGGAAAAAATAGTGGAAAACCTTATTTAGATCAGTGTAATGAAAATATTATGATAATTGTTCATATTGAAACGGCTGAAGCAGCTAACAATTTTGAAGCCATTACAGCCGTTCCCGGAATTGATTTAGCATTTATTGGTTCAACGGACTTATCTGTTAGCATGGGGTATCCATTAGAGGGGGCAAATCACCCTGAAGTGCAAAAGGTTATAAATGAAATTTTTATTAAAGGGAAAGAGCGAAATGTGCCAATTGGTACGGTTGCTAGTAATATTACTGCTGCTAATGATGCTTTTGATAAAGGTTCCCAATACGTAGGTATCGTATTAAATAGTTTACTTACATCCACATTAACTGATATTGTCTCAGCGAGTAAATCCATTCAAACTCTTAAATGA